Proteins from a single region of Streptomyces glaucescens:
- a CDS encoding helix-turn-helix transcriptional regulator produces the protein MLSPVETRSVSPVFVGRVEELETLSDALTRAATGEPQALLLGGEAGVGKTRLVEEFAAVAARAGAVVALGGCVEIGADGLPFAPFSTALRALRRALPDALAAAAAGQEHELARLLPELGEVGAGRPDDEEGVARLFELTAGLLERVAADRTVVLALEDLHWADASTRHLLSYLLRTLRTGRLVVLATYRSDDIHRRHPLRPLLAELDRLRTVRRLELARFTREEVGRQIAGILAAEPDPAQVDDIFERSDGNAFFVEELAVAVHEGCCAGLTDSLRDLLLVRVEALPESAQRVARIVAEGGSTVEHPLLAAVAGLAEDDLIEALRAAVNAHLLLPTPAGDGYRFRHSLVREAVSDDLLPGERSRLNRRYAEALEADPALVPADQRVARLASYWYHAHDAAKALPAVLDAATAARCRHAYTEQLRLLERAMELWDAAPEETRAALRPADPTGAYPPRGCDPATAPLHYLDLMAEAAVAGRLCGERERAMKITKRALRLLEEEPDPLRAAWFWTQRAQLVQSKGRGDGWQELATAQELVRGLPPSQVHADVLVAVAGWLMLRAPGPDAFSAAERAVEYARMVGARETELNARLTLGCLMVDSGDTDAGLAVMYEVKERTLAEGMSHVAGRAYVNLPSELESVGRSREAVPLLEQGIAHSRRYGQLNSEAWIWANLSDSLYSLGRWDEAARAAENARRRGQSAKPQGAGTMCLARVALGRGEVTEAARHLAAARGYFGTHDPMPQQSLPLSALGVGVAAAEGRLLDLRAELRTVTDAGFPPGTQRYGWPLLLAAAIAEADSRALPAAGPGRAEALARIRDGAKHLATGAPVWLAHDRWVRAELARAEDTAGPDTWSEVVTAFEPLERPYDLARVRHRLAQSLLAAGGEEERERAAELLRLADAVARHLGARPLAEAVTQLAQRARLSPARTPRQALAAAGPAEALGLTSREWDVLRLVSAGRTNRQIAEELFISPKTASVHVSNILAKLGVSGRGEAAAVAHRLGLFPPGTPDRTPRGSRGTIDGPPRAPHRGPGRDSDVQPVRGTVRPGPQAHPRRAEPAGDDP, from the coding sequence ATGCTCTCGCCCGTGGAGACCAGGTCCGTCAGTCCCGTGTTCGTCGGCCGCGTCGAGGAGTTGGAGACGCTGAGCGACGCGCTCACCCGTGCCGCGACGGGCGAGCCGCAGGCGCTGCTCCTCGGCGGCGAGGCAGGGGTCGGCAAGACCCGGCTCGTCGAGGAGTTCGCCGCCGTCGCCGCCCGGGCGGGCGCCGTCGTCGCGCTCGGCGGCTGCGTCGAGATCGGCGCCGACGGCCTGCCCTTCGCCCCGTTCTCCACCGCACTGCGCGCCCTGCGCCGCGCCCTGCCGGATGCCCTGGCCGCCGCGGCCGCCGGCCAGGAACACGAACTGGCCCGGCTGCTGCCCGAACTGGGCGAGGTCGGCGCCGGCCGGCCCGACGACGAGGAAGGCGTCGCCCGGCTCTTCGAGCTCACCGCCGGCCTGCTGGAACGCGTCGCCGCCGACCGCACGGTCGTGCTCGCCCTGGAGGACCTGCACTGGGCCGACGCCTCCACCCGCCACCTGCTCTCCTACCTGCTGCGCACCCTGCGCACCGGCCGCCTCGTCGTCCTCGCCACCTACCGCTCCGACGACATCCACCGCCGCCACCCGCTGCGCCCCCTGCTCGCCGAACTCGACCGGCTGCGCACCGTCCGCCGCCTCGAACTCGCCCGCTTCACCCGCGAGGAGGTCGGCCGCCAGATCGCCGGCATCCTGGCCGCCGAACCCGACCCCGCCCAGGTCGACGACATCTTCGAACGCTCCGACGGCAACGCCTTCTTCGTCGAGGAACTGGCCGTCGCCGTCCACGAGGGCTGCTGCGCGGGCCTCACCGACTCGCTGCGGGACCTGCTCCTCGTCCGGGTGGAGGCGCTGCCCGAGAGCGCCCAGCGGGTCGCCCGGATCGTCGCCGAGGGCGGATCCACCGTCGAGCACCCCCTGCTCGCCGCAGTCGCCGGACTCGCCGAGGACGACCTCATCGAGGCGCTGCGGGCCGCCGTGAACGCCCACCTGCTGCTGCCCACCCCGGCCGGCGACGGCTACCGCTTCCGCCACTCCCTGGTCCGCGAGGCGGTCAGCGACGACCTGCTGCCGGGCGAACGCTCCCGGCTCAACCGCCGTTACGCCGAGGCCCTGGAGGCCGACCCGGCCCTGGTCCCCGCCGATCAGCGCGTCGCCCGGCTGGCCAGCTACTGGTACCACGCCCACGACGCCGCCAAGGCCCTGCCCGCCGTCCTGGACGCCGCCACCGCCGCCCGCTGCCGCCACGCCTACACCGAACAGCTCCGGCTCCTCGAACGCGCGATGGAACTGTGGGACGCGGCGCCCGAGGAGACCCGGGCCGCGCTCCGGCCCGCCGACCCCACCGGGGCCTATCCGCCCCGCGGCTGCGACCCGGCGACCGCCCCGCTGCACTACCTGGACCTGATGGCCGAGGCCGCCGTCGCGGGCCGGCTCTGCGGAGAGCGGGAACGCGCCATGAAGATCACCAAGCGCGCCCTGCGGCTGCTGGAGGAGGAGCCCGACCCGCTGCGCGCCGCCTGGTTCTGGACCCAGCGTGCCCAGCTGGTGCAGAGCAAGGGCCGCGGTGACGGCTGGCAGGAACTCGCCACCGCCCAGGAACTCGTCCGCGGTCTGCCGCCGTCCCAGGTGCACGCCGACGTGCTGGTCGCCGTCGCCGGCTGGCTCATGCTGCGCGCCCCCGGCCCGGACGCCTTCTCCGCGGCCGAACGCGCGGTGGAGTACGCCCGCATGGTCGGCGCCCGCGAGACCGAGCTGAACGCCCGGCTGACCCTCGGCTGCCTCATGGTCGACTCCGGTGACACCGACGCCGGACTCGCGGTGATGTACGAGGTCAAGGAACGCACCCTCGCCGAGGGCATGTCCCACGTCGCCGGCCGCGCCTACGTCAATCTGCCCTCCGAGCTGGAGTCCGTGGGCCGCTCCCGCGAAGCCGTCCCGCTGCTGGAACAGGGCATCGCGCACAGCCGCAGGTACGGGCAGCTCAACAGCGAGGCCTGGATCTGGGCCAATCTCTCCGACTCCCTCTACTCCCTGGGCCGCTGGGACGAGGCCGCCCGCGCCGCCGAGAACGCCCGGCGGCGCGGCCAGAGCGCCAAGCCGCAGGGCGCCGGCACGATGTGCCTGGCCCGGGTGGCCCTCGGCAGAGGCGAGGTGACCGAGGCGGCCCGCCATCTCGCCGCCGCCCGCGGCTACTTCGGCACCCACGACCCCATGCCCCAGCAGTCCCTGCCGCTGTCCGCCCTCGGCGTCGGCGTCGCCGCCGCCGAGGGCCGCCTCCTCGACCTGCGCGCCGAACTCCGCACGGTGACGGACGCCGGCTTCCCGCCCGGCACCCAGCGCTACGGCTGGCCGCTGCTGCTCGCCGCCGCCATCGCCGAGGCCGACAGCCGGGCCCTGCCCGCCGCGGGCCCGGGGCGGGCCGAGGCCCTCGCCCGCATCCGCGACGGCGCCAAGCACCTCGCCACCGGCGCACCCGTCTGGCTCGCCCACGACCGGTGGGTCCGCGCCGAACTGGCCCGCGCCGAGGACACCGCCGGCCCGGACACCTGGTCCGAGGTGGTCACCGCCTTCGAACCGCTGGAGCGCCCCTACGACCTCGCCCGTGTGCGGCACCGCCTGGCCCAGTCCCTGCTCGCGGCCGGCGGCGAGGAGGAGCGCGAGCGGGCCGCGGAGCTGCTGCGCCTCGCCGACGCCGTCGCCCGCCACCTCGGTGCCCGCCCGCTCGCCGAGGCCGTCACCCAGCTCGCGCAGCGTGCCCGGCTGTCCCCGGCCCGCACCCCACGGCAGGCCCTCGCAGCCGCCGGTCCGGCCGAGGCACTGGGCCTGACCAGCCGGGAGTGGGACGTCCTGCGCCTGGTCTCGGCAGGCCGCACCAACCGCCAGATAGCCGAGGAACTGTTCATCTCCCCGAAGACGGCCAGCGTGCACGTCTCCAACATCCTGGCCAAGCTCGGCGTCTCCGGCAGGGGCGAGGCGGCGGCGGTCGCCCACCGGCTGGGGCTGTTCCCGCCGGGGACCCCGGACCGGACGCCGCGGGGTAGTCGCGGGACAATCGACGGACCACCACGCGCGCCGCACCGCGGCCCGGGAAGGGACAGCGATGTTCAACCCGTTCGAGGAACTGTTCGCCCCGGGCCGCAAGCACACCCGCGACGAGCGGAACCGGCTGGAGATGACCCGTGA
- a CDS encoding DUF6191 domain-containing protein — MFNPFEELFAPGRKHTRDERNRLEMTREDVGDADPGRGPIDLASGKVVVRRPDPEAEPGGEGTDEGTDQGTAAGTAEETPGGTETGGH; from the coding sequence ATGTTCAACCCGTTCGAGGAACTGTTCGCCCCGGGCCGCAAGCACACCCGCGACGAGCGGAACCGGCTGGAGATGACCCGTGAGGACGTCGGCGACGCCGATCCGGGCCGCGGGCCGATAGACCTCGCCTCCGGGAAGGTCGTCGTACGGCGCCCGGATCCGGAAGCGGAGCCGGGCGGCGAGGGAACGGACGAGGGGACGGACCAAGGGACGGCCGCGGGCACGGCCGAGGAGACGCCAGGCGGGACGGAGACCGGCGGGCACTGA